In Thamnophis elegans isolate rThaEle1 chromosome 4, rThaEle1.pri, whole genome shotgun sequence, the following proteins share a genomic window:
- the PPP1CB gene encoding serine/threonine-protein phosphatase PP1-beta catalytic subunit, whose protein sequence is MADGELNVDSLITRLLEVRGCRPGKIVQMTEAEVRGLCIKSREIFLSQPILLELEAPLKICGDIHGQYTDLLRLFEYGGFPPEANYLFLGDYVDRGKQSLETICLLLAYKIKYPENFFLLRGNHECASINRIYGFYDECKRRFNIKLWKTFTDCFNCLPIAAIVDEKIFCCHGGLSPDLQSMEQIRRIMRPTDVPDTGLLCDLLWSDPDKDVQGWGENDRGVSFTFGADVVSKFLNRHDLDLICRAHQVVEDGYEFFAKRQLVTLFSAPNYCGEFDNAGGMMSVDETLMCSFQILKPSEKKAKYQYGGLNSGRPVTPPRTANPPKKR, encoded by the exons ATGGCGGACGGGGAGCTGAATGTGGACAGTCTTATCACCAGGCTTCTAGAAG TGCGAGGATGTCGCCCTGGAAAGATTGTACAGATGACAGAAGCTGAAGTTCGGGGTTTGTGTATAAAATCACGAGAAATTTTTCTTAGCCAGCCCATTCTCTTGGAGCTAGAAGCACCACTGAAGATCTGTG gTGACATTCATGGCCAGTATACAGATTTACTTCGATTATTTGAATATGGAGGATTTCCACCAGAAGCTAACTATCTTTTTCTGGGAGATTATGTGGACAGAGGCAAACAATCCTTGGAAACTATCTGCTTGTTACTTgcgtataaaataaaatatcctgaGAATTTTTTTCTCTTGAGAGGAAATCATGAGTGTGCTAGTATAAATCGCATCTACGGATTCTATGATGAAT GTAAACGAAGATTTAATATCAAACTCTGGAAGACATTTACAGATTGCTTTAATTGTCTGCCTATTGCAGCAATAGTAGATGAGAAGATTTTCTGCTGCCATGGAG GATTGTCACCAGATCTGCAGTCAATGGAACAGATCCGAAGAATTATGAGACCCACAGATGTTCCTGACACAG gctTGCTTTGTGATCTGTTGTGGTCTGATCCTGACAAGGATGTGCAAGGCTGGGGCGAAAATGACCGTGGAGTTTCCTTTACTTTTGGAGCTGATGTGGTCAGCAAATTCTTGAACAGACATGATTTGGATTTGATTTGTCGAGCTCATCAG GTGGTTGAAGATGGCTATGAATTCTTTGCTAAACGACAGCTGGTTACTCTATTTTCTGCTCCTAATTACTGTGGAGAATTTGACAATGCTGGTGGCATGATGAGTGTGGATGAAACTTTAATGTGTTCTTTTCAG ATTCTGAAACCTtctgaaaagaaagcaaagtacCAGTATGGTGGACTGAATTCTGGACGTCCAGTTACTCCACCTCGCACAGCTAATCCACCGAAGAAGAGGTGA